Proteins encoded within one genomic window of Fragaria vesca subsp. vesca linkage group LG1, FraVesHawaii_1.0, whole genome shotgun sequence:
- the LOC101308907 gene encoding isoflavone 2'-hydroxylase-like, with the protein MEVILYTSLSIILCILVTLKLFRRRRYTNLPPSPSLSLPVLGHLHLIKPPIHRAFHRLAQKHGPIFSLWFGFRRVVIISSSSAVQECFTKNDIVLANRPPSLLNKHLGYNQTTMVSSPYGDHWRNIRRIGTVEVLSTGRLNSFSHVRKDEVKQLLLKLSRHAEEEGRFVKVELRSMLHELTFNNIMTMVAGKRYVGDHVSNKEEGKEFIEIMDEAFSYGGGTNPGEFMPFLKWFGGNGYEKKVKKLAKRADVFLQRLIDEHRNKRASESKNTMIEHLLSQQESQPEYYTDEIIKGLILSLLLAGTDTSAVTIEWAMCNLLNHPSVLKKARAEIDAQLHQERLVDESDISKLHYLESIIFETFRLYPAAPMLVPHFASNDCVVGGFDISSDTMVLVNAWAIHRDPKLWDDPESFKPERFESGNKDKEHKLMPFGMGRRACPGAGLAQREVALTLASLIQCFEWERVSEKEIDMMEGEGLTMPKLVPLEVMCKPRSFFNKVLID; encoded by the exons ATGGAAGTCATCTTGTACACGTCTCTATCCATCATCTTGTGCATCCTCGTCACTCTAAAGCTCTTTAGACGCCGTCGTTACACCAACCTCCCTCCAAGCCCTTCCTTATCTCTTCCGGTACTAGGCCACCTCCACCTCATCAAACCCCCCATCCACCGCGCCTTCCACCGCCTCGCTCAAAAACACGGCCCCATCTTCTCCCTCTGGTTTGGCTTCCGCCGCGTGGTAATTATCTCCTCCTCCTCGGCCGTGCAAGAATGCTTCACCAAAAACGACATAGTATTGGCAAACCGCCCCCCTTCTCTTCTGAACAAGCATTTAGGGTACAACCAAACCACTATGGTGTCCTCCCCCTACGGCGATCACTGGCGCAACATTCGCCGTATCGGCACTGTTGAGGTCTTGTCCACCGGTCGGCTCAACTCCTTCTCCCATGTCCGAAAAGACGAAGTCAAGCAATTGCTGCTCAAGCTTTCCCGTCATGCAGAAGAAGAAGGTCGTTTTGTGAAAGTAGAACTGAGGTCTATGTTGCATGAGCTGACCTTCAACAACATAATGACAATGGTGGCGGGGAAGAGGTACGTCGGGGACCATGTTTCAAACAAGGAAGAAGGGAAGGAGTTCATTGAGATAATGGACGAGGCCTTTTCATACGGCGGGGGAACCAACCCTGGAGAATTCATGCCATTTCTTAAATGGTTTGGTGGAAATGGTTATGAGAAGAAGGTGAAGAAGTTGGCAAAGAGAGCAGATGTATTCTTACAACGTCTGATTGATGAGCACCGGAACAAGAGAGCTTCGGAGAGTAAAAATACCATGATCGAGCACTTGCTTTCTCAGCAAGAGTCACAACCCGAGTATTACACTGACGAGATTATCAAAGGACTCATATTG AGCTTATTATTGGCTGGTACTGATACATCAGCAGTAACAATAGAATGGGCTATGTGCAATTTACTCAATCATCCGAGTGTGTTAAAGAAAGCTAGAGCTGAAATAGATGCTCAACTTCATCAAGAACGCTTAGTAGATGAATCAGACATTTCCAAATTGCACTACTTAGAAAGTATCATCTTTGAGACTTTTCGGCTATATCCGGCGGCACCAATGCTAGTTCCACATTTTGCATCTAATGACTGCGTCGTCGGCGGATTCGACATATCAAGTGACACAATGGTGTTGGTTAACGCATGGGCTATACATAGAGACCCGAAGTTGTGGGATGATCCTGAAAGTTTCAAACCTGAGAGGTTTGAGAGCGGCAACAAGGATAAGGAACATAAGCTTATGCCGTTCGGAATGGGAAGAAGGGCTTGTCCTGGAGCAGGCTTGGCGCAACGTGAAGTCGCTCTAACGTTGGCTTCTTTGATTCAATGCTTTGAGTGGGAGAGGGTTAGTGAAAAGGAAATTGATATGATGGAAGGAGAGGGACTTACCATGCCTAAACTTGTTCCTTTGGAGGTCATGTGCAAACCACGCTCATTTTTCAACAAGGTTTTAATCGATTAA